One segment of Gemmatimonadaceae bacterium DNA contains the following:
- a CDS encoding BMP family ABC transporter substrate-binding protein, which produces MRFLLAVLVVLTLVHGALLFVHPTAAPSLEAAGTGPTVGVVFDLGGRGDKSFNDGAYLGADSAAKGLSARVQFIEPGDGSDREAGLRLLAAEHRDLVLGVGFIFSDDLTGLAKEYPDVNFAGVDFAVATDDKGTVIPPPPNVAALKFREEEGSFLVGALAALVGGSKKVGFLGGMDIPLIHKFEAGYKAGVAYVCRDCTVIAQYAGVTPEAFRNPSKGKEIALSQYQQGVNVIFHASGSTGLGMFEAARSMGRGHFGIGVDADQYGEAPGFVLTSMVKGVDNAVFDTIRRVRDGTFKGGIYSYGLKEKGVGYIYDDNNRALIPDSVRTRLMQIEADIVAGRIKVPSTRS; this is translated from the coding sequence ATGCGATTCCTTCTCGCCGTCCTGGTCGTCCTGACGCTGGTCCACGGCGCACTGCTCTTCGTCCACCCGACCGCGGCGCCCTCGCTGGAGGCCGCCGGCACCGGGCCCACCGTCGGCGTGGTCTTCGACCTGGGTGGCCGCGGCGACAAGTCGTTCAACGACGGCGCGTACCTCGGAGCAGACTCAGCGGCGAAGGGGTTGTCGGCGCGCGTGCAGTTCATCGAGCCCGGTGACGGCTCGGACCGCGAGGCCGGCCTCCGCCTGCTGGCCGCCGAGCACCGCGACCTGGTGCTGGGTGTGGGCTTCATCTTCTCCGACGACCTCACCGGCCTGGCGAAGGAGTACCCGGACGTGAACTTCGCCGGCGTCGACTTCGCCGTGGCGACCGACGACAAGGGCACGGTCATCCCGCCGCCGCCGAACGTCGCGGCGCTCAAGTTCCGCGAGGAGGAGGGGTCGTTCCTGGTGGGTGCCCTCGCGGCGCTCGTCGGCGGCTCGAAGAAGGTCGGCTTCCTCGGCGGCATGGACATCCCGCTGATCCACAAGTTCGAGGCCGGCTACAAGGCCGGCGTGGCGTACGTGTGCCGCGACTGCACCGTGATCGCGCAGTACGCCGGCGTCACCCCGGAGGCGTTCCGGAACCCGAGCAAGGGCAAGGAGATCGCCCTCAGCCAGTACCAGCAGGGCGTCAACGTGATCTTTCATGCCAGCGGGTCCACGGGGCTCGGCATGTTCGAGGCGGCGCGCTCGATGGGGCGCGGGCACTTCGGCATCGGGGTGGACGCTGACCAGTACGGCGAGGCGCCGGGATTCGTGCTGACGTCGATGGTGAAGGGCGTGGACAACGCGGTGTTCGACACCATCCGCCGTGTGCGGGACGGCACGTTCAAGGGTGGCATCTACTCGTACGGCCTGAAGGAGAAGGGGGTGGGGTACATCTATGATGACAACAACCGCGCCCTCATCCCCGACAGCGTGCGCACACGCCTGATGCAGATCGAGGCCGACATCGTGGCCGGCCGCATCAAGGTGCCGAGCACCCGATCGTGA
- a CDS encoding ABC transporter permease — translation MMKLLGLLLLQTLRIAVPYLFAASGGVLAERAGIVSLTLEGFMLSGAFCATLGSFYFGNPWMGVLLGLAGGALFGALHAVATIRFKADQIVSAVAINLMVVGLTRFFLRMAFDSSSNSPRVAGFGGEGSAGVMATFGNPLVWVGILVMPVLAWVIARTRFGLRVRAVGEKPEAATTLGVSVSRIRYGAVIASGALASLGGVYLALDQHQFTDQMTAGRGFIALAAVIFGRWTPVRAGVACLLFAFAAALQIQVQGAGVLPSQFVSMIPYVLTLVALAGVVGRAVPPAALGRAEG, via the coding sequence CTGATGAAGCTGCTCGGGTTGCTGCTGCTGCAGACGCTGCGCATCGCGGTGCCGTACCTGTTCGCGGCGTCGGGCGGCGTGCTCGCCGAGCGTGCCGGCATCGTCAGCCTCACGCTCGAGGGCTTCATGCTGAGCGGCGCGTTCTGTGCCACGCTCGGCAGCTTCTACTTCGGCAACCCCTGGATGGGCGTGCTGCTCGGCCTGGCCGGCGGGGCGCTGTTCGGGGCGCTGCATGCGGTGGCCACGATCCGCTTCAAGGCCGACCAGATCGTGAGCGCCGTCGCGATCAACCTGATGGTGGTGGGCCTGACGCGGTTCTTCCTGCGGATGGCGTTCGACAGCTCCAGCAATTCCCCGCGCGTGGCCGGCTTCGGCGGTGAGGGGAGCGCCGGCGTGATGGCCACCTTCGGCAACCCGCTGGTGTGGGTGGGCATCCTCGTGATGCCGGTGCTGGCGTGGGTGATCGCGCGGACGCGGTTCGGGCTGCGGGTGCGCGCGGTGGGTGAGAAGCCCGAAGCGGCCACCACGCTGGGCGTGTCGGTGAGCCGTATCCGGTACGGCGCGGTGATCGCGTCCGGGGCACTGGCCTCGCTGGGGGGCGTGTATCTCGCGCTGGACCAGCACCAGTTCACCGACCAGATGACCGCGGGGCGCGGGTTCATCGCGCTCGCGGCGGTGATCTTCGGGCGCTGGACCCCCGTGCGTGCCGGCGTGGCATGCCTGCTGTTCGCGTTCGCGGCGGCACTGCAGATCCAGGTGCAGGGAGCGGGGGTGCTGCCCTCGCAATTCGTCTCGATGATCCCGTACGTCCTCACCCTCGTGGCACTGGCCGGTGTGGTCGGCCGCGCGGTGCCACCCGCCGCGCTCGGGCGCGCCGAAGGATGA
- a CDS encoding ABC transporter permease has translation MHAIEDGVLPTLTALLVALVAGDLLILSYGQAPGEVWRLMLSGTWGNAYGIAQVLYKATTLVFTGLSVAIGLRAGLFNIGAESQLAAGGFCAGALGLMLPAGITPWVAIPLCLLAAMIGGALVGLIPGVLRARFGAHEVIATIMLNFIVLAFLNWAISATGLAVPETLHTPPVASSAIPRLASWFPAFHGSAANATILVALLAVIVAAWMLFRSRYGYELRAVGLQPLAAESGGIRVPRIWISAMVIAGAVAGLGSANFVLGYKNYFEDGFSGGAGFLGIAVALVGRNNPFGVLLAALFFATLSQGGLAIHALVPKQMVEVLEGIVILAVAVSVPEVRRLLRARPVRAAAGAKA, from the coding sequence ATGCACGCCATCGAGGACGGAGTGCTCCCGACACTCACCGCGCTGCTGGTGGCGCTGGTGGCCGGTGACCTGCTGATCCTCTCCTACGGGCAGGCACCCGGTGAGGTCTGGCGCCTCATGCTGAGCGGCACGTGGGGCAACGCCTATGGCATCGCGCAGGTGCTGTACAAGGCCACCACGCTCGTCTTCACCGGCCTCAGTGTGGCCATCGGCCTGCGCGCCGGCCTGTTCAACATCGGCGCCGAGTCGCAGCTCGCCGCCGGCGGGTTCTGCGCCGGCGCCCTCGGGCTGATGCTGCCCGCCGGCATCACGCCCTGGGTCGCGATCCCGCTCTGCCTGCTGGCGGCGATGATCGGCGGCGCCCTGGTCGGCCTGATCCCGGGTGTGTTGCGTGCGCGGTTCGGCGCGCACGAGGTGATCGCGACCATCATGCTGAACTTCATCGTGCTGGCCTTCCTGAACTGGGCCATCTCGGCCACCGGCCTGGCCGTACCCGAGACGCTCCACACACCCCCCGTGGCCAGTTCCGCGATCCCGCGACTGGCCTCGTGGTTCCCGGCGTTCCACGGGTCCGCGGCCAACGCCACCATCCTGGTCGCGCTGCTGGCGGTCATCGTCGCCGCGTGGATGTTGTTCCGGTCGCGCTACGGATACGAACTGCGCGCGGTGGGGCTGCAGCCGCTGGCGGCCGAGTCGGGTGGCATCCGCGTGCCGCGCATCTGGATCAGCGCGATGGTCATCGCCGGTGCCGTGGCGGGACTGGGCTCCGCGAACTTCGTGCTCGGCTACAAGAACTACTTCGAGGACGGCTTCTCCGGCGGCGCCGGGTTCCTTGGCATCGCGGTGGCGCTGGTGGGGCGGAACAACCCGTTCGGCGTGCTGCTGGCGGCGCTCTTCTTCGCCACGCTAAGCCAGGGCGGACTCGCCATCCACGCGCTGGTGCCGAAGCAGATGGTGGAGGTGCTGGAGGGGATCGTGATCCTCGCCGTGGCGGTGAGCGTGCCGGAAGTCCGGCGACTGCTGCGCGCGCGGCCCGTGCGCGCGGCGGCGGGAGCGAAGGCCTGA
- a CDS encoding substrate-binding domain-containing protein → MPIARSQSSKHHEVFATLLREIQDGQWKEGDRLPSEAALVERFGHSRITVGRALRDLQAAGVISRRAGSGSFVRPSRTTSGRTFGLLIADLGEADVYESIWRGMMASPQAREHAVVWGSAPAGIDPTDVEARGERAWQLCRQYIDRRVDGVFFAPVSVSPVAGDVNHRILHALDEARIPVVLLDRPVTPYPDPGRHDLVGIDNRLAGYVMTAHLLARGAQRVIFVRTASSAPTVDARESGYRRAMMQSAFEPADAVRLDPGSATAVRAMLRTHAPDAIVCANDRTAGRLMHTLLGVGVRIPGDLRMAGIDDVEYASLLPVPLTTYRQPTLQIGEVALTMMLTRVAQRDLPAHDIRLRCELVVRESCGRPG, encoded by the coding sequence GTGCCGATCGCCCGTTCCCAGAGCAGCAAGCACCACGAGGTCTTCGCGACACTGCTGCGCGAGATCCAGGACGGGCAATGGAAGGAAGGTGACCGCCTGCCCAGCGAGGCCGCGCTCGTCGAACGATTCGGGCACTCGCGCATCACGGTCGGTCGCGCCCTGCGCGACCTGCAGGCAGCCGGCGTCATCAGCCGGCGCGCCGGCTCGGGCAGCTTCGTCCGCCCGTCACGCACCACCAGCGGTCGCACCTTCGGCCTGCTGATCGCCGACCTCGGCGAAGCCGACGTCTACGAGTCGATCTGGCGCGGCATGATGGCCTCGCCGCAGGCCCGCGAGCATGCGGTCGTCTGGGGCAGCGCACCGGCCGGCATCGATCCCACCGACGTCGAGGCCCGCGGGGAGCGCGCCTGGCAGCTCTGCCGCCAGTACATCGACCGGCGCGTCGATGGCGTCTTCTTCGCCCCCGTCAGCGTCTCCCCGGTCGCCGGCGACGTGAACCACCGCATCCTGCACGCCCTCGACGAGGCGCGCATCCCGGTGGTGCTCCTCGACCGGCCCGTCACGCCCTACCCCGATCCCGGTCGCCACGACCTGGTGGGCATCGACAACCGACTCGCGGGCTACGTGATGACCGCGCACCTGCTCGCCCGCGGCGCGCAGCGCGTGATCTTCGTGCGCACCGCCAGCAGCGCCCCCACCGTGGATGCGCGTGAGTCGGGGTACCGCCGTGCCATGATGCAGTCGGCATTCGAGCCCGCCGACGCCGTGCGCCTCGATCCGGGCAGCGCCACCGCCGTCCGCGCCATGCTCCGCACGCACGCCCCCGACGCCATCGTCTGCGCCAACGACCGCACGGCCGGCCGCCTGATGCACACCCTCCTCGGCGTCGGCGTCCGCATCCCCGGTGACCTGCGCATGGCAGGCATCGACGACGTGGAGTACGCCTCGCTGCTGCCGGTGCCGCTGACGACCTACCGGCAGCCCACGCTGCAGATCGGCGAGGTCGCGCTCACGATGATGCTCACCCGCGTGGCCCAGCGCGACCTGCCCGCGCACGACATCCGGCTGCGCTGCGAGCTGGTCGTGCGCGAGTCGTGCGGCCGGCCGGGCTAG
- a CDS encoding serine hydrolase has translation MTIRNRAASASRVLVVATLVGAIVVTPGHAQDTTAIVRLADRVFASRENIHGPGCAVGIAQGGRTLLERAYGMADLNAARALTPATILESGSVAKQFTAAAVLLLMQDGRLSLEDDVRTYVPELPAYARTITIRHLLTHTSGLREWSNLMEWQGWPRGTRLHTHTDVIDAITRQRSLNYPVGDHYSYTNSGFLLLRTVVERVSGMPFTRFTATRIFTPLGMRHTRWRDDFTEVVPGLAQAYSLRDGAWHLDMPFDNVIGAGGLLSTVGDWLTWNAALDAKALGPAVGDSLTRQMRLTGGTTIQYALGVVVSSYRGTREIAHSGSTAGYSTYLARYPDLDHLSVAVMCNGAGLGATGYAHALVDGLAPSLARAPAPDSIAGDAAALSGWAGLYRDTRTNMVVVVDTAGGRLRIDGAALTPLRDGAFARGGTRLRLAAGRDGAAPTIRVRTADGDTVVHVRMAARAWTPAPQELAALEGRYRSDEIGATHTVRVVNGALTVSPRVGVSTTLTPAWRDAFSAPGGSVWFARDARGRVTAMHFGSSRAWDFVLTRQP, from the coding sequence ATGACCATCCGAAATCGTGCCGCCAGCGCCAGCCGGGTCCTCGTCGTCGCGACGCTGGTCGGCGCGATTGTGGTCACACCGGGACACGCACAGGACACGACGGCGATCGTCCGGCTCGCCGACCGCGTCTTCGCGAGTCGTGAGAACATCCACGGCCCCGGCTGCGCCGTGGGCATCGCGCAGGGTGGCCGCACGCTGCTCGAGCGCGCCTACGGCATGGCCGACCTGAATGCCGCGCGTGCACTCACGCCGGCCACCATCCTCGAGTCGGGATCGGTGGCCAAGCAGTTCACCGCCGCCGCCGTGCTGCTGCTGATGCAGGACGGCAGGCTCTCCCTCGAGGACGACGTCCGGACCTACGTCCCCGAGTTGCCTGCCTACGCGCGTACGATCACCATCCGCCACCTGCTCACGCACACCAGTGGGCTGCGCGAGTGGAGCAACCTGATGGAGTGGCAGGGCTGGCCGCGCGGCACGCGGCTGCACACGCACACCGACGTGATCGACGCCATCACGCGCCAGCGCTCGCTCAACTATCCCGTCGGCGACCACTACTCCTACACCAACTCGGGCTTCCTGCTGCTGCGCACCGTCGTCGAGCGGGTCAGCGGCATGCCGTTCACGCGGTTCACCGCCACGCGCATCTTCACCCCGCTCGGCATGCGGCACACGCGGTGGCGCGACGACTTCACCGAGGTGGTGCCCGGGCTGGCGCAGGCGTACTCCCTGCGCGACGGGGCGTGGCACCTCGACATGCCGTTCGACAACGTCATCGGCGCCGGCGGCCTGCTGTCGACGGTCGGTGACTGGCTCACCTGGAACGCCGCACTCGACGCGAAGGCACTCGGTCCCGCCGTCGGTGACTCGCTCACGCGCCAGATGCGCCTCACCGGGGGCACCACCATCCAGTACGCGCTCGGCGTCGTCGTCTCGTCGTACCGCGGCACGCGCGAGATCGCGCACTCCGGCTCCACCGCCGGCTACAGCACGTACCTCGCGCGCTATCCCGACCTCGACCACCTCTCGGTGGCGGTGATGTGCAACGGCGCGGGCCTCGGTGCCACCGGATATGCGCATGCGTTGGTCGATGGACTCGCGCCCTCGCTGGCGCGCGCGCCGGCACCCGACTCGATCGCCGGCGACGCGGCGGCGCTGTCGGGGTGGGCGGGACTCTATCGCGACACGCGCACGAACATGGTGGTGGTGGTGGACACCGCCGGAGGCCGGCTGCGCATCGACGGGGCCGCGCTGACACCGTTGCGCGACGGTGCGTTCGCCCGTGGCGGCACGCGCCTGCGGCTCGCCGCAGGCCGTGATGGGGCGGCGCCGACCATCCGGGTGCGCACCGCCGACGGCGACACGGTCGTGCACGTGCGGATGGCGGCGCGCGCGTGGACCCCGGCACCGCAGGAGCTGGCGGCGCTGGAAGGCCGGTACCGGAGCGACGAGATCGGCGCGACGCACACCGTGCGGGTGGTGAACGGCGCGCTGACCGTGAGCCCCCGGGTCGGCGTCTCGACCACGCTCACGCCGGCATGGCGTGACGCCTTCAGTGCGCCGGGCGGCAGCGTGTGGTTCGCGCGTGACGCGCGGGGGCGGGTGACGGCGATGCACTTCGGCAGCAGCCGCGCCTGGGACTTCGTGCTCACGCGCCAGCCCTGA
- a CDS encoding MFS transporter, translating into MFLMEVAAPSFADAGVPLWLVWTVGLTLTGATVWQLRNVPRELVILMITAMIDMIGVLMILPLLPFFAQRLGAGGLMVGLLVSSFSLAQLISAPMWGRLSDKWGRRPVIMVSLAASAISYAVFGFAHSLLVLFLSRIVQGAGGGTVGVIQAYVADATKPDERTKALGWLSAATNFGVAIGPVIGGYFATLGKQQVAAGNWAQWGGDAAPGLAAATLCLLNIVFAWKYLPETRPRAVRVDGAPEAPRPPRKSGTSMAAVARVVSHPGDAPSRLIWIYSIAIGAFQGLTSILALFLSRKFNANEATMGLLFAYVGVMSVITRVFILGRMVDWLGEARLSRLGTVLLAFGTATLPFAPSVGWAALSIAFWPLGTAFTFPAVTAMLSKVISTEDRGLYMGVQQTFGGMSRVIFPIGLGWAFDHMVPGAPFWISATLVILTLAFSVALPASVTQRKPAGG; encoded by the coding sequence GTGTTCCTGATGGAAGTGGCGGCACCGTCGTTCGCCGATGCGGGCGTGCCCCTGTGGCTGGTGTGGACCGTCGGGCTCACCCTCACCGGCGCCACCGTCTGGCAGCTCCGCAACGTGCCGCGCGAGCTGGTGATCCTGATGATCACCGCGATGATCGACATGATCGGCGTGCTGATGATCCTGCCGCTGCTGCCCTTCTTCGCGCAGCGGCTGGGGGCGGGCGGGCTCATGGTGGGACTGCTGGTGTCGAGCTTCTCGCTGGCACAGCTGATCAGCGCGCCGATGTGGGGCCGGTTGAGTGACAAGTGGGGCCGGCGGCCGGTGATCATGGTCTCGCTGGCGGCGAGTGCGATCTCGTATGCCGTGTTCGGCTTCGCGCACTCGCTGCTGGTGCTGTTCCTGTCGCGCATCGTGCAGGGCGCCGGCGGTGGCACGGTGGGGGTGATCCAGGCCTACGTGGCGGATGCCACCAAGCCCGACGAACGGACGAAGGCGCTGGGGTGGCTGTCGGCGGCCACGAACTTCGGCGTCGCGATCGGCCCGGTGATCGGGGGCTACTTCGCGACGCTCGGCAAGCAGCAGGTGGCGGCCGGGAACTGGGCGCAGTGGGGAGGCGATGCCGCACCGGGGCTGGCGGCGGCAACGCTCTGCCTCCTGAACATCGTGTTCGCGTGGAAGTACCTGCCGGAAACCCGACCGCGCGCGGTGCGTGTCGACGGCGCGCCCGAGGCGCCGCGGCCGCCGCGGAAGAGCGGCACCAGCATGGCGGCGGTCGCGCGGGTGGTGTCACACCCCGGGGATGCCCCGTCACGGCTGATCTGGATCTACTCCATCGCCATCGGTGCCTTCCAGGGGCTGACATCGATCCTCGCGCTGTTCCTGAGCCGCAAGTTCAACGCGAACGAAGCCACGATGGGGCTGCTGTTCGCCTACGTCGGTGTGATGAGCGTGATCACGCGGGTCTTCATCCTCGGCCGGATGGTGGACTGGCTGGGGGAGGCGCGGCTGTCGCGGCTGGGCACGGTGCTGCTGGCGTTCGGCACCGCCACGCTGCCGTTCGCGCCGAGTGTGGGCTGGGCGGCGCTGAGCATCGCGTTCTGGCCGCTGGGGACGGCGTTCACGTTCCCGGCGGTGACGGCGATGCTGAGCAAGGTGATCAGCACCGAGGACCGCGGCTTGTACATGGGCGTGCAGCAGACCTTCGGCGGGATGTCGCGGGTGATCTTCCCGATCGGGCTCGGGTGGGCGTTCGACCACATGGTGCCCGGCGCGCCGTTCTGGATCTCGGCGACGCTGGTGATCCTGACGCTGGCGTTCAGCGTGGCGCTGCCGGCGAGCGTGACGCAGCGGAAGCCGGCCGGGGGCTGA
- a CDS encoding CPBP family intramembrane metalloprotease yields MSDAAPPALAAGPATEAPRAIGVFFTLTFAFSVPFLVAGSLTGAFLLPGLPVAALMAVCPGAAALVLAWRHGGAPEAGRLGRRAIDVRRLSPPGWWLAVAGLFPAIALVTYWLLRLAGATLPAATVTPLELGTLAAVFMASALAEEIGWTGYATDPLVTRFGVLRGAVVLGIVWAAFHVVALRQADRPVDWIAWWTLYTIATRVILVQLYAHAGRSVCAAAVLHMSQNVSWQAFPQNGSHFDLHMVAPLTAAAAIAISLAARRTTTT; encoded by the coding sequence ATGTCGGACGCGGCTCCGCCCGCACTCGCGGCAGGACCCGCCACCGAGGCGCCGCGTGCCATCGGCGTCTTCTTCACGCTGACCTTCGCGTTCTCGGTTCCGTTCCTGGTTGCCGGCAGCCTGACCGGAGCGTTCCTCCTGCCCGGGCTGCCCGTTGCCGCGCTGATGGCGGTGTGTCCGGGTGCCGCGGCGCTCGTGCTCGCCTGGCGGCATGGAGGCGCGCCGGAGGCCGGCCGGCTCGGGCGGCGGGCGATCGACGTCCGGCGCCTCTCGCCGCCAGGGTGGTGGCTGGCTGTCGCGGGCCTCTTCCCTGCGATCGCACTCGTGACGTACTGGCTGCTCCGCCTGGCCGGCGCGACGCTGCCTGCGGCGACCGTCACACCGCTGGAGCTTGGTACGCTGGCCGCCGTCTTCATGGCGTCGGCACTGGCCGAGGAGATCGGCTGGACCGGGTACGCCACCGACCCGCTGGTGACCCGGTTCGGCGTGCTGCGCGGCGCCGTCGTCCTTGGAATCGTGTGGGCAGCGTTCCACGTCGTGGCGCTGCGGCAGGCGGACCGGCCGGTGGACTGGATCGCCTGGTGGACGCTGTACACGATCGCGACGCGCGTGATCCTGGTCCAGCTCTACGCGCATGCCGGCCGGAGCGTCTGCGCCGCGGCGGTGCTGCACATGTCGCAGAACGTGAGCTGGCAGGCGTTTCCGCAGAACGGATCACACTTCGACCTGCACATGGTGGCCCCGCTCACTGCAGCTGCCGCCATCGCGATCAGCCTGGCGGCACGGCGGACGACGACGACGTGA
- a CDS encoding ABC transporter ATP-binding protein, which produces MTGVAKFFGPVRANHDASLEVAAGEIHAVVGENGAGKSTLLRVLSGMYAPDAGTVEVFGRDVTGWSTADAIAAGVGMVHQHFMLVPTLTVAENVVLGREPMQGLTYDRAHAESALETLSRESGLACVPSRLVSELSVGEAQRVEILKTLYRGATLLILDEPTAVLSPPEVTELWKVLRTVRDGGATIVLVTHKLDELMDVTDRITVMRRGATVGRMVTRETTPAAIATAMVGREVRLDANGMPTGADGEAVGAAVADANVGTDAGGPPDQTIVATRRDRITGTTPAAIFSTPTPAYTAAPRLHLAAITVAGRSSARAVDALSLSIAPGEILGIAGVEGNGQTELVEAIAGLRPVASGTISVDGTDVTRFPIGKRLAHGITHIPEDRHARGLVLDYSIEDNLILGRQKQYSWSGNIDRARARAFAEDRITAFDIRPADPTAPARSLSGGNQQKIVVAREMPADFRVLLAAQPTRGVDVGAIEFIHDQLRMARRAGKAILLVSAELHEILALSDRVAVMYRGRIVTEMPRAEASEDVLGPWMTGARS; this is translated from the coding sequence ATGACGGGGGTCGCGAAGTTCTTCGGCCCGGTGCGGGCCAACCACGACGCGAGCCTCGAGGTCGCCGCCGGCGAGATCCACGCGGTGGTGGGCGAGAACGGGGCCGGCAAGAGCACGCTGCTGCGGGTGCTGAGCGGGATGTACGCCCCTGACGCCGGGACGGTGGAGGTGTTCGGGCGGGACGTGACGGGATGGAGCACGGCGGACGCGATCGCTGCGGGTGTGGGCATGGTGCACCAGCACTTCATGCTCGTGCCGACGCTGACGGTGGCGGAGAACGTGGTGCTGGGGCGCGAGCCGATGCAGGGCCTGACGTACGATCGCGCGCATGCCGAGTCGGCGCTGGAGACGCTGAGCCGTGAGTCGGGGCTGGCGTGTGTGCCGTCGCGGCTGGTCTCGGAGCTGAGCGTGGGCGAGGCGCAGCGGGTGGAGATCCTGAAGACGCTCTATCGCGGGGCGACGCTGCTGATCCTGGACGAGCCGACGGCGGTGCTCTCGCCGCCGGAGGTGACGGAGTTGTGGAAGGTGCTGCGGACGGTGCGTGATGGCGGGGCGACGATCGTGCTGGTGACGCACAAGCTGGACGAGCTGATGGACGTGACGGACCGGATCACGGTGATGCGTCGCGGGGCGACGGTGGGGCGGATGGTGACGCGGGAGACGACGCCGGCGGCGATTGCGACGGCGATGGTGGGGCGCGAGGTGCGGCTGGATGCGAACGGGATGCCGACGGGGGCGGATGGGGAGGCGGTGGGTGCGGCGGTGGCGGATGCGAACGTGGGCACGGACGCGGGGGGCCCCCCCGATCAAACAATCGTCGCCACCCGCCGCGATCGCATCACCGGAACCACGCCAGCCGCCATCTTTTCCACCCCCACCCCCGCCTACACCGCCGCCCCCCGCCTCCACCTCGCCGCCATCACCGTCGCCGGCCGCTCCTCCGCCCGCGCCGTCGACGCCCTCTCCCTCTCCATCGCCCCCGGCGAGATCCTCGGCATCGCCGGCGTCGAGGGCAACGGACAGACGGAACTCGTCGAGGCCATCGCCGGCCTCCGCCCCGTCGCCAGCGGCACCATCAGCGTCGACGGCACCGACGTCACCCGCTTCCCCATCGGCAAGCGGCTCGCCCACGGCATCACGCACATCCCCGAGGACCGGCACGCGCGCGGACTCGTGCTCGACTACTCGATCGAGGACAACCTCATCCTCGGCCGGCAGAAACAGTACTCGTGGAGCGGCAACATCGATCGCGCCCGCGCCCGCGCGTTCGCCGAGGACCGCATCACGGCGTTCGACATCCGCCCCGCCGATCCCACCGCGCCGGCCCGGTCGCTGAGCGGCGGCAACCAGCAGAAGATCGTCGTCGCGCGCGAGATGCCCGCCGACTTCCGCGTGCTGCTGGCCGCGCAACCCACCCGCGGCGTCGACGTCGGCGCCATCGAGTTCATCCACGACCAGCTCCGCATGGCACGGCGCGCGGGCAAGGCGATCCTGCTGGTGAGCGCCGAACTCCACGAGATCCTCGCCCTCAGTGACCGCGTGGCCGTGATGTACCGCGGCCGGATCGTCACCGAGATGCCGCGGGCCGAGGCGTCCGAGGACGTGCTGGGCCCGTGGATGACCGGAGCGCGCTCGTGA
- a CDS encoding amidohydrolase family protein, translated as MTMHRLVLPAAAILASATPLPAQPGGGNRGTPIRAGEACPAGMTEVRPGNCQAPTLAPPSILDYRPRSTLVTTGHVVPKAKFPAIDFHGHPNAQLGSEAGLAELGAQLDSLNVRMMIAANNVSGDALVRQMAVVRASPTMRDRVRILAGVNFGGVGPGWAARAVAQLEADVAAGAIGIGEIGKGLGLSTRKADGTRLRIDDPELTPVWEAAARLRLPVFIHTADPQEFWSPLDFANERWLELALFPGRRYPADQYPAFETLMTERDNLVRRNPRTTFVIAHMGWHANDLPRLAGMMDAMPNLYTEVGAVLYDIGRQPRAAHDFFVRYQDRILFGKDSYQPVEYPYYWRVFETRDDYFDYYRDYHASWKLYGIDLPDAVLKKVYFANALRITSRLPQAGWPK; from the coding sequence ATGACCATGCATCGTCTCGTACTGCCTGCTGCCGCGATCCTCGCCTCCGCCACCCCGCTGCCGGCGCAGCCAGGCGGTGGGAACCGCGGCACCCCGATCCGTGCCGGCGAGGCGTGTCCGGCCGGCATGACCGAGGTGCGGCCGGGCAACTGCCAGGCGCCGACGCTCGCACCGCCCAGCATCCTCGACTACCGGCCCCGCTCCACACTGGTGACGACCGGCCACGTCGTGCCGAAGGCGAAGTTCCCGGCCATCGACTTCCACGGACACCCGAACGCGCAGCTCGGCTCGGAGGCGGGGCTGGCAGAGCTGGGGGCACAGCTCGACTCGCTGAACGTCCGCATGATGATCGCGGCGAACAACGTCTCGGGCGACGCGCTGGTGCGGCAGATGGCGGTGGTGCGGGCGTCGCCGACGATGCGCGACCGGGTGCGGATCCTGGCCGGCGTCAACTTCGGCGGCGTCGGGCCGGGTTGGGCAGCGCGGGCGGTGGCGCAGCTCGAGGCGGATGTCGCGGCCGGCGCCATCGGCATCGGCGAGATCGGGAAGGGGCTGGGGCTCTCGACGCGCAAGGCGGACGGCACGCGGCTGCGGATCGACGATCCCGAGCTGACCCCCGTGTGGGAGGCGGCGGCGCGGCTGCGGCTGCCGGTGTTCATCCACACCGCCGACCCGCAGGAGTTCTGGAGCCCGCTCGACTTCGCGAACGAGCGGTGGCTGGAGCTGGCCCTCTTCCCGGGGCGCCGGTATCCGGCGGACCAGTATCCGGCGTTCGAGACGCTGATGACGGAGCGGGACAACCTCGTGCGGCGCAATCCACGCACGACCTTCGTGATCGCGCACATGGGCTGGCACGCGAACGACCTGCCGCGGCTGGCGGGGATGATGGACGCGATGCCGAACCTGTACACCGAGGTCGGGGCGGTGCTCTACGACATCGGGCGGCAGCCGCGGGCGGCGCACGACTTCTTCGTGCGGTACCAGGACCGGATCCTGTTCGGCAAGGACTCCTACCAGCCGGTGGAGTATCCCTACTACTGGCGCGTGTTCGAGACGCGCGACGACTACTTCGACTACTACCGCGACTACCACGCGAGCTGGAAGCTCTACGGCATCGACCTGCCGGACGCGGTGCTGAAGAAGGTCTACTTCGCGAACGCGCTGCGGATCACGTCGCGGTTGCCGCAGGCGGGGTGGCCGAAGTAG